Proteins encoded in a region of the Vicia villosa cultivar HV-30 ecotype Madison, WI linkage group LG5, Vvil1.0, whole genome shotgun sequence genome:
- the LOC131606859 gene encoding zinc finger A20 and AN1 domain-containing stress-associated protein 3-like, protein MAEEHRCQAPRLCANNCGFFGSPAMQDLCSKCYRDLQLKEQRSSSAKLVLNQTLISPPQAVVSQEVLVVQPSSPEAVVESLPAAAVVETVVGTSVQANPNRCGNCRRRVGLTGFKCRCGLTLCGSHRYPEQHECGFDFKGMGREQIKKANPVVKGEKLNKI, encoded by the coding sequence ATGGCGGAAGAACATCGATGCCAAGCTCCACGTCTCTGCGCTAACAACTGCGGTTTCTTCGGGAGTCCCGCCATGCAGGATCTCTGTTCTAAATGTTACCGTGATTTGCAGCTCAAGGAACAGCGATCTTCGTCGGCGAAACTGGTTCTCAATCAAACCCTGATTTCTCCTCCTCAAGCGGTGGTTTCTCAGGAGGTTCTTGTTGTTCAGCCTTCTTCTCCGGAGGCGGTGGTTGAGTCTTTACCGGCGGCGGCGGTGGTGGAGACTGTTGTTGGAACATCGGTGCAGGCGAATCCGAACCGGTGCGGGAACTGTAGGCGGCGCGTGGGGCTGACGGGATTTAAGTGCAGGTGCGGATTGACGCTGTGTGGGTCCCACAGGTATCCGGAGCAACACGAGTGTGGGTTCGATTTTAAGGGGATGGGGAGAGAGCAGATCAAGAAGGCGAATCCGGTGGTGAAGGGAGAGAAATTGAACAAGATCTGA